ATGGAACGTTCTTGTATAATGGCCGGCCCTTGTACTTGCCCGTTCCGGAGATCTTTCGTATTTTGAAGCATGGCAGAGTTCGTCTGCTTCCGCATCCAGCATAGCATTGAGAGTTTCTTCAACGGTCTGTTTTACTAGGGCACTCAATTGACTGCGCACTCCTTCTTCATTGATGGAGATCAGTCTGGTCTTGCCCTCTGGATTTTCATGCTGCTCTGTGTTATTGTTCATTGCATAGTCCTCCTTTTGCTTCGTATGCTTGTTTGTCGCAAAACTAACATACCAGCGAGGAGGACTACTTTCAACCCCTTCACTAATTCTTGAAAGAATGTTATGAACGGGTAGCTATAGTCCGGTTCATTAATAGGCTCCTATCCTGATCTGGGCTCCAAGAGCTCTGATGGATGTACTGTAAAAGTGCTCATAATAGTATACGTTACCTCAGCTTTTGCCTTGAAATACCGACGTGCGCTTTGCAAAATTGGAAGGTCCCGCCGGCGCAAAAAGCGCGGCAATCAGCTCC
Above is a window of Cloacibacillus sp. DNA encoding:
- a CDS encoding transposase, producing the protein MNNNTEQHENPEGKTRLISINEEGVRSQLSALVKQTVEETLNAMLDAEADELCHASKYERSPERASTRAGHYTRTFHATAGPLKLKVPRLRNVPFETTIIERYKRREALVEESLIEMYLAGVSVRRVEDITQALWGTRVS